The genomic interval TCCCCCCGTCACACGCAAACCTCACCGCGGGTCCAGCGGGGGGTTTAAAGAGACACAGAGACACAGAGCAAAACCAAATCCTACTGTTCCTGAAACCGATAAACCCCGAACACATCCCCCAGCGCCTTCGACATCTCACCCACCGTCACCCGCGCACGTGCCGCCGCCACCAATGCCGGCATCACATTCTCGCTGCCAGCCGCCACCGAACGAATCGCATCCAACGAGCGACTCACCTCCTCATTCGACCGCCGCGCCCGAATCGCGCGCAGTGACTCCAGTTGATCGCTCTCCACCTGCGGATCGATCGAAAGAATCTCGGTTGAGTCCTCATCGTGCGACTGAAAGCGATTCACCCCCACGATCACCTGTTCGCCTCGATCGAATCGCTGCTGGTCTCGATACGCCGATTCCGCGATCTCGCGCCGGATGTAACCCGTCTCAATCGCCCCCGACATCCCTCCCACATCCGCAATTCGCCGAAAGTAATCGCGGGCCCCCAGGTACATCTGCTGCGTCATCGTCTCCGTCAGAAAACTGCCGCCGAGCGGATCGACATGCTCCGCAACTCCTGTTTCATGAGCCAACACCTGCTGCGTCCGCAACGCCAACGTCGCCGCGTGCTCTGTCGGCAGGGCAAGTGTTTCATCCAAGCTGTTCGTGTGCAGGGACTGACATCCGCCGAGCACCGCCGCCATCGCCTGGTACGCCACGCGGACCACATTCACCTCGGGCTGCTGGCTCTGCAGCGAACACCCCGCCGTCTGCGCATGAAACCGCAGCTTCCACGAATTCGGATTCTGCGCGCCGTACTCATCCCTCATTAACTCCGCCCACAATCGTCGAGCGGCACGGTACTTGGCAATCTCTTCAAAGAAATCATTGTGGGCATTGAAAAAGAAGCTCAACCGCCCGGCAAACGCATCGACACCTAACCCGCGTCGGCACGTCTCTTCGACATAGTGCCGTCCGTCCGCGAGCGTAAACGCCAATTCCTGCAGCGCCGTCGCTCCCGCCTCGCGAATGTGATACCCGCTGATCGACACCGTGTTCCACTGCGGAACCGAATGAGAACCAAACTCAATCAAATCCACCACCAGCCGCACCGAAGGGGCGGGCGGATACACCACCTCATTCTGCGCGTGAAATTCCTTGAGAATGTCATTCTGAATCGTGCCGCGGAGCGTCTTCCAATCAATCCCACGTTCCTCCGCCGCCGCCAGATAGAGCGCCATGACAATTGCCGCAGGAGCATTAATCGTCA from Schlesneria paludicola DSM 18645 carries:
- a CDS encoding acyl-CoA mutase large subunit family protein, with the protein product MNDPVIRNPVMRESFGMAAAVRDAATGDAASGDAASGDTGAGRSAAASRQVGLGNREGFVTAEDLGRLVPAPQLGVPGEYPFTRGIHRSMYRGRLWTMRQFSGFGTARHTNERFRFLLAQGQSGLSTAFDLPTLMGLDSDDPRSAGEVGRLGVAVDTIEDMLVLFEGIPLQDVSVSMTINAPAAIVMALYLAAAEERGIDWKTLRGTIQNDILKEFHAQNEVVYPPAPSVRLVVDLIEFGSHSVPQWNTVSISGYHIREAGATALQELAFTLADGRHYVEETCRRGLGVDAFAGRLSFFFNAHNDFFEEIAKYRAARRLWAELMRDEYGAQNPNSWKLRFHAQTAGCSLQSQQPEVNVVRVAYQAMAAVLGGCQSLHTNSLDETLALPTEHAATLALRTQQVLAHETGVAEHVDPLGGSFLTETMTQQMYLGARDYFRRIADVGGMSGAIETGYIRREIAESAYRDQQRFDRGEQVIVGVNRFQSHDEDSTEILSIDPQVESDQLESLRAIRARRSNEEVSRSLDAIRSVAAGSENVMPALVAAARARVTVGEMSKALGDVFGVYRFQEQ